The region CCCGTAACGTGATTCCCGATGCCTAACTACATACAAGCTTTACGAGACTGTTGCCAGGATGAAGCTGCTTTTGAACGGCTCAAACAAATCCTAGCGTCGGCAGTGAAAGACGAAGCATTTACAAAACTTCTCCTATCTTTAGATTCCCAACTCAGATCGAATGCTTCCTGCTTGCCAGACCTTGTATGTCAGCCTCCAAAACAGAACATCCCCAAATCCCATCCCCCGGCAATAGCTCGTATTAGCGGGTATGAAGAAGAGGTAATTGGTAGTAGCTCAATTGAAATCAATGCTAGGGTGAATTCTCTAGATCGCCTGAGAATGGAACGATTATTGCAGTCAGAAGGAGCAGTCCACAACTGGGAATATGAGTTTCACAATAAGTCGGGTGAAGTATTGGTGGGGCTACTATCAGCAGAAATAATCAAAAGTAGCTTGGAGGAAGGTGAGTTCACCCTCACAACGAATATTATGGAACCGCAGCGGGCCCAAGTGCAAATGCGTGTATTGCCAAATCGCGATCGCGTCTGCACGACGCCGCCTTTTTCTCATAAAGTTTGGTGCAGCGCTCGTTTATTGGGCGAGATGGCTTTGCGAATTCGCAACTCGCTCAACCTCGATCGAATTCTCGATAGCACAGTAGAAGAAGTTAGGCAATTTCTGCAAGCAGACCGCGTTTTCATCGGTTGCGTTAACGATTTCGGTAGGGGGCAAATTCTCGCAGAATCCGTAGACCCCAAATGGGAATCCATCAAAGGATGGAAACTCGATGAAACTTATGTTAAAGAAATTAAATCTTTTTACGAAGATCGTAATGTCCGCGTTATTGACGATACAGATCGAATCGAAAAAACTCCCTTTTTAAAGGAATACTATAGCCGTTACCAGGTAAAAGCCAGCCTGGGTGTGCCTATTATTGTGGAATCAGAGTTTTTTGGAGTATTAGTTGCCAACCAATGCTCCAGCCCTCGTCATTGGCAACCGTTTGAAATAGACTTACTGGAAAAATTGGCAACCCAAGTAGCGATCGCCATAAAACAAGCACAACTTTACAAACAAGTGCAAACCCTCAATGCCAACTTAGAACGCCAAGTCGAAGAACGTACAGCACAGCTACAGCAACGCAACAGAGAACTCCAAGAACTAAACAGAATTAAAGATGTTTTGCTGCATACAGTTTCCCACGATCTTCGCACATCGGTGATGGGAACGTTAATGGTATTCAAAAATTGGTTGGCTCGGTCAGAGGAAAATATATCTATATCTCGTAAATTATTAGAACGTATGGTTGCTGGGATCGATCGCCAACTGAAAACGATCCA is a window of Aerosakkonema funiforme FACHB-1375 DNA encoding:
- a CDS encoding sensor histidine kinase, which translates into the protein MPNYIQALRDCCQDEAAFERLKQILASAVKDEAFTKLLLSLDSQLRSNASCLPDLVCQPPKQNIPKSHPPAIARISGYEEEVIGSSSIEINARVNSLDRLRMERLLQSEGAVHNWEYEFHNKSGEVLVGLLSAEIIKSSLEEGEFTLTTNIMEPQRAQVQMRVLPNRDRVCTTPPFSHKVWCSARLLGEMALRIRNSLNLDRILDSTVEEVRQFLQADRVFIGCVNDFGRGQILAESVDPKWESIKGWKLDETYVKEIKSFYEDRNVRVIDDTDRIEKTPFLKEYYSRYQVKASLGVPIIVESEFFGVLVANQCSSPRHWQPFEIDLLEKLATQVAIAIKQAQLYKQVQTLNANLERQVEERTAQLQQRNRELQELNRIKDVLLHTVSHDLRTSVMGTLMVFKNWLARSEENISISRKLLERMVAGIDRQLKTIHSLLETHTSEEQGTIIHREFVRFNTLLLSIIKDLEPMLAENQASLTNLVPDNLPLVILDPTQIQRVFESLFTHTLKHNPPGLCLSLSATVEAGTIRCHIQDNGTGMSQVECDRLFDLYVRDPQARCSTGIGLKLYLCRQIIQAHGGQIGVTSSRGSGSNFWFTLPVANC